Proteins encoded in a region of the Pseudomonas viciae genome:
- a CDS encoding HD domain-containing protein — protein MSSRARFTHMQDGTQEDWAVIAADFSAYARQLPGRILAHLKLLDGDFGGFPVDRLTHSLQTATRAWRDGRDEEYVICALLHDIGDTLGSYNHPDIAAAILKPFVSAENLWMVEKHGIFQGYYFFHHLGMDRHLREQFFEHPQYQATIDFCAKYDAAAFDAGYDTLPLSFFEPMLERVFAAPKQSIYKAAMADTPT, from the coding sequence ATGAGCTCACGCGCACGCTTTACCCACATGCAGGACGGCACTCAAGAAGATTGGGCGGTCATCGCGGCCGACTTCAGCGCCTACGCCCGGCAGTTACCGGGCCGGATCCTGGCACACCTGAAGTTGCTGGACGGCGACTTCGGCGGGTTCCCGGTGGATCGCCTGACCCACTCCCTGCAAACCGCCACCCGTGCCTGGCGTGACGGGCGGGACGAGGAATACGTCATTTGCGCCCTGCTCCACGACATTGGCGATACGCTGGGCTCGTATAACCACCCGGACATTGCCGCAGCGATCCTCAAGCCATTCGTCAGCGCCGAAAACCTGTGGATGGTGGAGAAGCATGGGATTTTCCAGGGCTATTACTTCTTCCATCACCTGGGCATGGACCGGCACCTGCGCGAGCAGTTTTTCGAGCATCCGCAGTACCAGGCGACCATCGACTTTTGTGCGAAGTATGACGCGGCCGCCTTCGATGCCGGGTACGACACTTTGCCGCTGAGTTTCTTCGAGCCGATGCTGGAAAGGGTATTTGCCGCGCCGAAGCAGTCGATTTACAAGGCGGCGATGGCTGACACACCGACCTGA
- a CDS encoding DUF962 domain-containing protein, protein MENTKRFNTFAEFYPYYLSEHSNSTCRRLHFVGTSLVILIFALALVIGGGWWLITLPVAGYGFAWVGHFFFEKNRPATFQYPFYSLLGDFVMYRDMILGKVAF, encoded by the coding sequence TTGGAAAACACCAAACGATTCAATACGTTCGCCGAGTTCTACCCGTATTACCTCAGCGAACACAGCAACAGCACCTGTCGCCGACTGCACTTCGTCGGCACCTCCTTGGTCATTCTTATTTTCGCTCTGGCGCTCGTCATCGGTGGCGGGTGGTGGCTGATCACCTTGCCTGTGGCCGGCTATGGCTTTGCCTGGGTCGGGCATTTCTTCTTTGAAAAGAACCGCCCTGCCACTTTCCAGTATCCGTTCTACAGTTTGCTCGGCGACTTCGTCATGTACCGCGACATGATCCTGGGCAAGGTCGCGTTCTAG